The Candidatus Woesearchaeota archaeon DNA segment CATCTTGATGATATCCACCTATTTACTGAAAAAACTGCGGTAATCAGGACAAATATCAGTCAGCGGGGAAGAAATGAGGCCACCAAATATTTTCTTATCCCCCGGGAATTTAGGAAAGGGTTTCTTTTTGAAAATGTAACTTCCTGCCAAAGACTCGACATTCCAGAAAAAGTGATATTCATATATGTGGTGGACAGGTATTCAAAAAACCCCTCTAAAAGGGAGATTGTCCTGAAAAATATCGAGAAGAGGGTAACATCGAGCACTAAAGCGGCAAAGGATTATCCTTTAGTGTACAGGCAGGATATTTTATAAGCAATTTTAAGTTACGAGAACTCAAATGTTATCCACATAGTTTGTGCATAGTCCTCTTTGTAACAGAGGCCATTTAATAGCGATATCAATGGATTGAAAGCTAAACTACATTTTATGAGGCAGTGCCGATGGATATAATGGCTGAAAAGAAGGGCAAATATGTGCAGTATGAGGAATCCCAGAATCCATGGGAAACATCAGAGTCTGATTTCCCCGAGATGGGGCGGCCTGCCGAGAAGCTGCGTTTTATGCTGAACTATGCTGTATTGGCTCCATCAATATATAACATCCAACCATGGATTTTCAAAATCTTGGACAATGAGGCATATATGTATGCTGACATGAGCCGAAAACTTCCCATTGCAGACCCGGACCACCGGCAAATCCTAATATCCTGTGGCGCAGCTTTGTTCAATCTTAAATGTGCCATCGAGCATTTTAGGTATACTTATAAAATGGAATTGTGCCCAAGCACGACATCACCTGATCTGCTGGCTACCATCAGCCTCGGCAACAAGTCGGGGCAGTATTATTACCGTGATAACCTCTTCCATGCCATTAAGCTCAGAAGGACAAAATGGTTGAGGTTTAAAGACCAGAAAATACCTGATATTCTTCTTGACAACCTGAAGGAAGTGGCCTGTCTTCACAACACGTGGTTTCAGGTAGTTCACTTGAATGACAAAGACAACGTTATTACTGACCTGATTGTTCAGGCAAAATCGGCCCTATCGAAAAATAGGGATTTTTGCAACGAGCTGGCTTCGTGGCTGCGTTCTCACAACTCTTCTTTGGATGGCCTTAGCAGCCGGACAAAGGGATATAGCCCGCTTGTATCAGTGCTGATCCCGTTGCTTGCCCGAAATTTTAAGTTGGGGAATAGCATAACCACCAAGAATCAAGACCATATACTCAATACATCTACTTTAGCCGTGCTGGGCACACAAGATGACACTCCCCTGGAATGGCTCCATGCCGGCATGTCCCTGCAAAACATCCTGCTTCATGCAACAACAGTTGGGTTAAGCTATTCCTTTGTCAATGATCCGATTGTGGTTCCTGAGCTTAGGAAAAAACTCTCTGAAGTCCTTAACCGCGAAGGATATCCTCAGATCTTCCTTCGTTTTGGATACAGCCCGGACATTGAGCCCACTCCAAGACGCCCTGTTGGAGATGTTCTTATTTGAAGCCGTGTGTCCCAACGGGCCTAAATGCCTGTAATGCAATGGCCTGCCTTGCGGCGGGCCTGGTTATCCGGATTAGCGTCTTGCTTCTTGCAATTCATATCCAATTCACAACCTCATTGCATAATACGGCCCGTAAAGGTCAAATATCAGGTCCTGTGCTGTCATAATGTGGTGCAGCAGTATGATTTCCCTGCCTTTCACCTTTCCCAGCAAATGCAGTGTTTTGCCCGAAGCCTCATTCTTGATTCTATAAAATTCCTTTGCCTTGGAGGGGTCAAATTTGTAAAACAGTTCATACAGCAGCCTGAACATCATGTTTGTTTCCCTGACCGCATCCAGGACTGCCCTGTCTATCCTGTAATCTGTCTCCCTGAAAAAGTAAAGGCAAATTGCCTTATATACATCCGCAATCTTTTCAAGGTCGCGTACAATCGCATACATGAACAACGTATTCTCGGGGTTGGCATAGCCATACTTGTTCAATACCCTTTTGCAAAAATCAGTGTATTTGTTGTTTGTTCCTTCGTGCAGCGAAATGCCTCCCAGCTCTTGGAATTTACCGCTGGCCAAAGCCCGATAGCAGGATTCCCCCATTTCCAGCTGCAGCAAAAAAGTGCGCCGGAGCATGCTTTCATATTCCTCGCTTTTTACATCAGTTATGCTCCTGACGGTGCAGCTCGTGTCGGTCTGCGACACAACTTCAAAGCCAATAAGCTCGGAGATTTTCAAAAGCAGGGAATTTTCTGCTTCATCGCCTGAGAAGTTCAGCCTGACCTCATCGTACCCCTTATGGTAGACATAGGCCAGGATGTTCTTGTGCGGCATGCCTATGTCCTTAGCTTCGAGGTTCAATCTCTTTACCTTGGGCTTGCTCGGCTCGGCAGATACAATCAGCTGCTTTTCCCTTTCCTCAACATCTATCTCCGCTCCCTTCCTCAGGCTGTTGGCCTTTGCCCACTTGCTGGGCAGGCTGACCATCAGCGTTGAAGGGCCAATAAGTGCAATCTTCCGCTTCATTGTTCCCTGCAGTAGGTTCAAATATATAAATATTTCTAAAAATTATAATATTATAATTATTATTATAATTATATAATAAGAAATTAATATTTTTGGGCGCATCCATCATAACTATTCCGACGAGCCCGGAAATGGGAAAGGCTTGACAAAGGAGGATGAGAAGATGATGGAAAAAAGGGATGCCCTGATATTGAGCCATTTGAGGAATGATGCCCGCGAGACCTTGACGCGGATGAGCAGGAAAACGTCTATTCCTGTGTCAACAATCTATGACAGGCTAAAGGCGCAGGAGAGCAGCATCATCAAAAGATACACTGCTTTGCTTGACTTCAATGAGCTTGGCTACAACGCAAGATGCAAGGTAATACTGAAGATTGCGCGGGAAAAAAAGGAGGCGCTTGAAAAATTTCTCATAAGCCATATCAGCGTCAACAGCCTGTACAAAATCAACAATGGCTTCGATTTTCTGGTCGAGGGCATTTTCAAGAGCATAAAGGAGAGCGAGGATTTCCTGGAGGCCCTTGAAATCAAATTCGGCGTGAAAACAAAACAGGTCTACTATATAATTGACGACATCAAACGCGAATCCTTTATGAGCGACCCGGAACTGCTGGGAATATTGGGATTGGTTTAGCAACATGTGTTATGCAGGGATGGCAAAACGCAATAGCTTTATAATGTTTGGAATTTTCCACTAGTTTCTAACTGGTGGCTGGAAAGCCCATTTCAAACTTTCAAGTGAAAAATTCCTAACGTGCTCAAGAACCACGAGGTCTGTGGAACTAAACATGACATCCCACCGGTCGTTTGCTTTAGCAAACCGACGAACAAAGTGACTCCGTCTGACCGGTGGTTCTTGACATGTCAGAAATCGACTTTGCACGCTCCGAGCTTTAGCTCGGTGAAAGAATATCGATTTCTGAGCATGATGGAAATCTTCGATTTCCAGCATCCTGAAAATGTGAACATTTTCATGATAATTTGCAAAAATTACAGGTAAATTGGACAAAATGGCTGAAACTTATTTTGTGGTGGACATTGAAACATGCCCTCATGACCTGGAAAGGCATTTTTCCATGACTGAAGAGGAAAGAAAGGAGCTGCTCAACCCAATAGATTCCAGGATAGTTGCCTTGGGCTTGCGGAGCAATGGGAAGAATTTTATCTTCCAGTCCGATGACGAGGCAGAAATGCTGTATAAATTCTGGCAGGAGTGGGAGAAATGCAGGAGCACAAGCCCGTTCATCAATCCTGTCGGGTTCAATATCCTGAATTTCGACCTTCCATTTCTGGCCGCGAGAAGCTTTATACTTGGAGTGAAAGTTCCGCCAATCAATCTCAAGAATGCTATTGACCTGCGGGAAAAAATCAATGCCTATCGCTATGACCCAAAGCGGGGCAAGCTGAAGGAATTCGCAGAACTGCTCGGCCTTAGGGTCATGGACGTCGACGGCGCTGATGTCGCCAGGCTTTGCAAGGAAGGGGATTATGCAAAACTAAAGGAATACCTTGAAAATGACCTGATTATAACTGACGCGCTTTACAAAAGGGCCGTGGAGACAAATGTTGTCAAGATAACAAAATGGTAGCTGATTTTACAATAAATAACCAGGATTAAACTTCCCCTTTGAGTTTTCTTATTGCTTCAATGGTTTCCCTGTACATGCTTCTTTTTTGGGCATACTCCGGGGCAGATGAATCAAAAATGTAGGCAGAGATTCTCTCCCCTGTCACAACATCGCGAAATTCCTGGATATCCTCCAATTTGCCTTCCAATCGAAGTCCTTCGGCATTTTCACCATGGCTTTTTGCAATCTTTTGGACAAGCACATATTGGCCAGGCCTTGCAGTATAGCCGTGGTTGAGATTGAAGATCATCTGGCTTTGCGGGTCATAGGCATCCCCGTTTTCTGAGCAGACCACAAGAAGCTTAAAGAGTTTTTTCAGAGAATCCTTTATTGGAGACTCCTTCATCTCCCTGAGCACTAAAGCTGCTGCAAGCTGCGGCTCGTGCGCTACATGTTTTTTGAACTGCGCTGTTATATCTCCCATATGCGCTCTGGCACCTGGGAAAGATGCATACTATATAAAATTTGGCAATTTTAACTATCCTACAGTAGTACTTAGAAGCCTAAATTTTCAATTCTTTTTTCCAATGCCTGCAGACGCTTTCTGTTTTCCCAGCGGCAATGCCTGTGTACTTTGCCGGGTTTTTGAGAATAGCAATCTGGTCTCTTGTGAATTTGGCAAGGTAAGGCTTTAATCCTGGATCTGCGAAGACCAATTCTGCCAATGGCACATTTTTTTGCTGGCTTTCCATCGTAAGCTTTCTCACATGCTCGTGGGCGTCCGGATGGTTGTGCGCTGCCAGCAGGATGTACAGCGGCTCTGCAACAATCATGCTGCTGTTCTTCTCAAAGTTCTTTTGGATATTTTCCCTGTCAACTGAAAGCTTGAGCATGGCCTTTTCGAGCCTGGCAGCCATAATGACCAGTCCTGCCAAGATTTCCGGCACAAACCTTGATGAGGCTGAATTTGACAGGTCCCTCTGGTGCTCGCTTATCTGGTCAGAATAAACAGTTGACATCCTGGGCATAAACACCTTCCACATGCTTTTGACATTCTCAAAGCTTATTGGATTGCGCTTGTGCGGCATCGTGGACGAGCCGACCTGCTCCTTTCCAAATGCCTCGCCAACCTCTGCGATCTCGCTTCTCTGGAGATGCCTCATGTCATCTGCAAGGTTTGCCATGACGCCCATGGCTGAAATGACTGCATGAACATAATCTGCCAAAAATTCCGGCTCAACAATCTGCGTTGAATGCGTTGCGGGCTTAAGTCCCAATTTTTTCAGCACATCATTTTCAAAGCCTTCAGGGTCCTTGAAAAACAACCCTGATGCATTGTAGGCGCCAACTGCGCCTGAGATTTTTCCACGCAGGTTTTCTGTGGCCTGCTTTAGTGCAACAATCCTTGTGCCGAGCCTGGAGACATATTCGGACAATGCAAAGCCGAATGTTATTGGCTCCGCGTGCTGGCCGTGTGTCCTGCCTATCTGCAGGGTTTCTTTTTCCCTCAATGCAATGCCTATCAGGGTTTTTTCGAGCGATAACAAAGAGGGTATTAATGCATTTTCCCCGGCTTCCCTGCAGCGCATTGCCTCTGCTGTGCTGATGATGTCATGGCTCGTTGCCGTGAAATGCACGAACGGCTTGGCCTGGGGGCTCAATCGCTTCCTAATCATGTTTGCCAATGCCCTGACATTGTGCTTAATCCTGTCTTCCTCAACATAAACCTCTTCTGCCGTGACCTTTTCAGCGGCCTTTTCCACTTCCTCTGCAATTTTCCTGGAGCAGACTTTTCTCTCAGCGAGCGTTTTTGTGAGCGCGACTTCAACTTTAAGCATGTACCTAATCATCGCCGCCTCAGAAAGGTATGGAGCCAATTTTGAGAACACAGACTTATCCCTGCCATAATACCTGAAATCAAGAGGGGATATATTGTCGAATATGTCCATGCCAATTAGAGATGCCTGTCATTTAAAAGGATTGCGGAAAATAATTTTACCATTATGCAGGGAGTAAATCGGCAAGATTTATAAACTGGAATGGTCTTTTATTGGATATACATAACAAATTATGACCAAGGGGGCTGAAGAGGTTTGACAAGTCAGTCAGGGCTGCCACAAATGATGACATTCCTCCAAATGTCAGGATCCACTGATGCACAGCACTGAA contains these protein-coding regions:
- a CDS encoding nitroreductase, coding for MAEKKGKYVQYEESQNPWETSESDFPEMGRPAEKLRFMLNYAVLAPSIYNIQPWIFKILDNEAYMYADMSRKLPIADPDHRQILISCGAALFNLKCAIEHFRYTYKMELCPSTTSPDLLATISLGNKSGQYYYRDNLFHAIKLRRTKWLRFKDQKIPDILLDNLKEVACLHNTWFQVVHLNDKDNVITDLIVQAKSALSKNRDFCNELASWLRSHNSSLDGLSSRTKGYSPLVSVLIPLLARNFKLGNSITTKNQDHILNTSTLAVLGTQDDTPLEWLHAGMSLQNILLHATTVGLSYSFVNDPIVVPELRKKLSEVLNREGYPQIFLRFGYSPDIEPTPRRPVGDVLI
- a CDS encoding phosphate uptake regulator PhoU; this encodes MKRKIALIGPSTLMVSLPSKWAKANSLRKGAEIDVEEREKQLIVSAEPSKPKVKRLNLEAKDIGMPHKNILAYVYHKGYDEVRLNFSGDEAENSLLLKISELIGFEVVSQTDTSCTVRSITDVKSEEYESMLRRTFLLQLEMGESCYRALASGKFQELGGISLHEGTNNKYTDFCKRVLNKYGYANPENTLFMYAIVRDLEKIADVYKAICLYFFRETDYRIDRAVLDAVRETNMMFRLLYELFYKFDPSKAKEFYRIKNEASGKTLHLLGKVKGREIILLHHIMTAQDLIFDLYGPYYAMRL
- a CDS encoding Lrp/AsnC family transcriptional regulator, with protein sequence MTKEDEKMMEKRDALILSHLRNDARETLTRMSRKTSIPVSTIYDRLKAQESSIIKRYTALLDFNELGYNARCKVILKIAREKKEALEKFLISHISVNSLYKINNGFDFLVEGIFKSIKESEDFLEALEIKFGVKTKQVYYIIDDIKRESFMSDPELLGILGLV
- a CDS encoding ribonuclease H-like domain-containing protein, with the translated sequence MAETYFVVDIETCPHDLERHFSMTEEERKELLNPIDSRIVALGLRSNGKNFIFQSDDEAEMLYKFWQEWEKCRSTSPFINPVGFNILNFDLPFLAARSFILGVKVPPINLKNAIDLREKINAYRYDPKRGKLKEFAELLGLRVMDVDGADVARLCKEGDYAKLKEYLENDLIITDALYKRAVETNVVKITKW
- a CDS encoding adenylosuccinate lyase translates to MDIFDNISPLDFRYYGRDKSVFSKLAPYLSEAAMIRYMLKVEVALTKTLAERKVCSRKIAEEVEKAAEKVTAEEVYVEEDRIKHNVRALANMIRKRLSPQAKPFVHFTATSHDIISTAEAMRCREAGENALIPSLLSLEKTLIGIALREKETLQIGRTHGQHAEPITFGFALSEYVSRLGTRIVALKQATENLRGKISGAVGAYNASGLFFKDPEGFENDVLKKLGLKPATHSTQIVEPEFLADYVHAVISAMGVMANLADDMRHLQRSEIAEVGEAFGKEQVGSSTMPHKRNPISFENVKSMWKVFMPRMSTVYSDQISEHQRDLSNSASSRFVPEILAGLVIMAARLEKAMLKLSVDRENIQKNFEKNSSMIVAEPLYILLAAHNHPDAHEHVRKLTMESQQKNVPLAELVFADPGLKPYLAKFTRDQIAILKNPAKYTGIAAGKTESVCRHWKKELKI